The segment GAATATTACACATAATGATAATGCTCTTTCATCATCATCTCCAATATTTACACCTAGCTGAAAAAAGATATCACCTTATTGGCATTTTGTTGCACAAAAAAAATCCTATGACTACTAAGGATATTAATGTTAAgttatgtgatcaagtagattgttgtctgttggcaattgacactcatccggtggtctctgatggttgattattggtttaggattgtcattgatggaaaatcttcatgaGATTCCATCTGGTAATCACAGATCTTGAATTCGAGAAGAGAACGTCAACCGGTATTTCTGAATAAACAAAGCAGTTTTGGTCCGGAATCTTTCCGGTGATTGCGGTGTtttgaatcatgtttgggatgattgggccaacatagagacatcattttattgttgttttggtgatccgaaTTTATCCTTTATGATCCGGTCAAGCCATCATGAGACTACACATTACACTAGAAGGTCTgcatggtaaatgatctattttgtgattgcggatatataataCCAGTGTAGATGGTCTTTTTGGTGAATGATATGATTTTATGCAAGTGaatggtgatcgagaatccattttggcatagtttcacgtgtgcattcttgatctggtagctgctTGAGACAAAGAATGGGGCAGAACAGAGCAGAACAATAGAGGTGATTTAGTCGGTGTATTtggcacttaactggaactcatccaagcattgtagatgttattttggagttaattttactataattcatcattgtaattaatcagtaaggtagtgagccttccggggttgtagcccttattgtatttgagcagtgagctctaggcagtgtgcttgaatgcttgtgcattccccatattgtaatgttgtttttctactggccatagtggaataatattgtgagttcaaatcccatcgtggcttttcccatttgggtttccacaaaaaaatccggtgttatgattttgttgttgattgttttatgttcttgcatttaagtttcatgtttatgcttctggtggtttaaagttaagtaaccccccccctctcaatgatccttgattccaacattatCTCCACTCATATCATTAATTAACTTTGAgataaaaattgcacaaaattcctTATCAAAAATATTGTACAAGATTGTGTGTATGCACTTCAAGCTCTATAGATGAACCTGCACCTTTCACTTCAACATTTGTGCATTATTAAGGAGTTTCTTAAGTAACCTAATTAATATTAACAAAATTAGGTATGTACTCATTCTTTATCTAGTTTATCTTCTATTGGTATGTGAAAATTGATCATGCTATTGATCTTAAATTTTGTTGACTTGATAATTGCTTTTTCAGTACAAATTAGTTAATGTGGAAGTGCAGGAGGGTCAAAAGCGCCTTCGATTGGGGGCTCAAGGGAAAAGCATCAGAAGAAATTGTTTttccattatttaataaaggagccATTGTTATTTTGGTATGTAAAGTGACCTTTGTAAATCACAAAAATGTTTGATAAATAAGTAGTTGTGGAATGTGAAAAGTCAAGAGATTTGATATAGAATGAGTGCATTGATATAGCTCAAGCTATGATTTTGATTGCAAGATTCTAATTTGCACATTGTTAGATAATAGAATAAATAGAACATTTATTTCTCTATAGATGTGATCCATATTAGATAGACCACATTAAATCTatgttataaattattattttaatattttattttacatCATAATTGATATTATTAATTTCTCTAATTTTCAATGAGCAAAAACTATCGTCTATAAAAGATACAAATGGAAGACTATATATACTAGAAATATCTTTCCTTACCATTggatggaaaagaaaagaagagtgaaGAATACAGCCCGCGAAATATTTTTGTATTTCTGACAGCAATAATTGGTTCGAtctaaaaatatgaaattttcactCTAATTAAGACATTGATGAACAAACTATAAGAGTACGCGGACGTTCCATGGATTTTTTAGAGATATTTCTGCCACAGAATTCGGCAGATCTAGAGTTTCACACTGCAAGTTACCTAACTGTAGACACAAAACATTCCAATAATTTTATTCAATGCTCTGTGAGCTGTATTCAACGGGTGATTATACTGAAATTCAAAGGTAGCCATCGAAGAAATCTTGGACTGTAGTGTAAAGAATCTCTGGATAAAGTTCACAAACTTCCACGTCTTTGGGCTCTTCCATTTTAAAATTGTATTGACACCCATTAATGAAGATGTCATGTGTCAGGGAAGCCACTATGCTCTCTGGAATATTGTTGGCTGCACAGAGTAAAAACAAAAAGCAAGTAAATCCACAATAGATATGGAATAAATGTGTAAGCCAAATTGGCTATTAATGGAGTTTTCTGATCTCTATCCCTTCAGACATTTTTTTAATGCTAGTAAAGATTATGGTGAAATTTGGCATGGTAATATACCTTTGGCCAAGTCCAAGAGATCTTGTTCTGAGATACAAACCCGAGGAAGAgtttttccaatcttcttctccCAAATTGCTGCAAGCTCATTAAGTGTGAGGAAATTATTGGTTGGTCTGAAATGCACAATTTTGTTAACAGTCCGGACATCCTCCACAGCCTTTATGGTGTACTTTCCAATGTCTTCCCCAGTCACAAAGTATGCTGTTATTAACAATGCATAAAGTAATATTATATTAGATTTTCAAAATAGATTCAACAATTTTTTATATCAATATTTTTAATCACATTCTACTATTATATAGACAAAAATATGATATAATTCTCTATCCATGTCTACAGTCCGTCATTCTCTAATATGATATTATTTAGTACTTTACCCTTGATGTTTCCATCTCCATAGATTTCAAATTGATCTTGGGGAGGAGGAAGCTCAGAGGGATGGGTATGATAAAAGTAAGGCCACCCAGCAATGGAATTGCAGCAGATGTAAGTGTATGGAATGTTGGCTGCCTCTACTGCCCTCCTAATAAGTCTCTTTTCTTTGTAAAAGCTTAGCCCTGGCTCCACTGGATTGGCTCTGTCTATATCATGCCCAAATTCTGAAGGAAGAAACCTCTGCATCAAAGTTGCTCAACAATTCTTGTGTCAGTTACAGCtgaaaagcataaaaaataaataatgtgtCTGAAGTCCTGACCTTAACCGTGCCAATTTCTTTGATGGCGTCTACAATCTTGAGCTGATCTGTAAGTTGAGCGCCGCCTACAATAGAAATTACAACATCGATGCCTTGCATGGCCTTTACCATTGAATTGTGATCGTTTAAATCTCCCTGCAGAACACCCATTATAACAGTGTATTTTAATAAGATCCATTACAAATTCCATGAGACCTATAACACAGTGTACTTTAATAAGACCCATAGTGTACGTTAAATCTCCCTGCAGAACACCCATTATATCATAGTGTACGTTAATAAGACCCATTACAGCATACAGAGACGTTAATAATACCCATTTCAAAATGTGTAAGACCCATTGCAACACACGTTTACAGTTGTAAGACTGCTGTTCGTCCCAACCAAATTAGACGCTATGGAGAGTAACTGAACAACCCTTCTGAACGCAATTTTTAAATACCGAACTTAACAACAAGATTGTCAAACATGATTGATTGTAAACTGGCTGCTATCTAACAATAAAGCAAACACCTGCAATAATAATTACCATGAACAAACCAGCAAAGCTTAATTATATATtctaaacaatcaaaacaatctTTAGCCTCTATAAAAACAATATTCTAAACAACTATACACAATTTCTCGAATATCACTCTGGCCTAGACTACAAAAATCATTTCTCTAGAACAGAATTTCTGACATACGTAGATAATGTTAACACCAGATTCTTTCAATTCATGGATGCACTTTTCTTTGGCAGCATCAAAGGCAGTAATTGGTCTTATAAGAGCATAAGTAGGATGGCCTGCAGCTACAGCTGCAAGAGCAACAAAGCGACCAATATAACCAGTGGTTCCAATCACTAGTATTTTACAAGTACTAATACTTTTCTCACAAATGGAGGCCATGGCTGATACCGAATTTTCCTCCAATATTTAAGTATGAAGGCAGAGATCAAAAGAATGAGGGAATGGCAACAGCACTTGGAGCCATTTTTATTTCCAAAAATCTTAACAACTCTTACCCAACTTAGGAATTTGGAAGAACTAAGTTGGTGTGGGTAAAGCAGGCAAACACGCAAAATATATATAGTAGATTTCTCCAAGAGAATTTCTCAATATTTTTCCTATAATGATGTAGGCGACCTTAATGCATATGGACGATTTGCTATTGATCGGCAGGTAGACTTCACCTTTTTCACAATAATAAAATACAAGTTAGTATTAAAATGTTCATGGTGGTTTCAGCAGTGCCCATTAAAACATAgactttaaatattttataattttctttagaatagaaattgatAACGTGATGGAGATCTCTTAGTTTATCTTACTTTTCCTTCATTGGAATAAATTGTTTAGGTGATATTAAAATCATTACTGTGAATGAATCCATAAAATAATCGTTTTGGGTCCCTACTGGTAATCATGGAATCACGTTAAAAGCATATTTTAATATTGTGTATACTTTTTTTTATTGAAGATGGATATTGAGCTATCATCATAGTTAGTATTATTTTAATATGACTGGAATATTTTATATACTTTTCTATTATATGTTTATTAAATTATCATTATAATTAATATTCTTAAATTATCTTAAGGTTGTgtaactagcaattgcatcttggagTGTAATagatatgtcaaagaggtgtggaTGTGAGAGCAAATGATTAAAAACTTTATTGATAATTTGATGTACGTTTAGCATGTTTAAATAAGAGTATTATATACTAGGTTGCAATAACTGATGCTTATAACCATCTAACTATGATCTGCAatgtaataaaatcaatttacgCTAACATTCCCCTCTTTTTACATTAATCCAAAAAAAATAGAGTTCAACCCCATCCTTGAGGCTTATACAACAAAACTTGGAAATATGAATACATATATTTGAAGATCTTTTCTTGAAGAATGCATGTATTGTGAAGGTTATATTTCCAAGTTGCATTCTCGAGCTTCAAAATATAAGCTTCACAATACATGCATTCTTCAAATCTGCTAgcatcaacaaaaaatacaaaaaaagaaagcataaaccaaaaatatcCAAAATACTTCTCATTTAGAAAACCATCTCAAAATGAGAAACTAACTTTACGATGGATAGTCTTCCATCCTTCAATACAACCAGCCTATTATAGtttatccatttgatatatttgACGAGTTTTCTGAGGTCTCATCACTCTGAAGAGTAATAGATTTTGTACCAATAAAATCTTCTTCTTATCAAATAAATCTCTAGTGCTCATATTCAAAACATAATTAAACAAGCATCCATCTTTGAGCCCGCATGGTAACCATGAAACCCCTTCAAAATAACATAGGAGAACAAATGAGTGAGAGCGGGAGAGGCGGGAGAAGCGAGAGTGCAGGTTCGAGGGTTTCTCCTAGGGAGAAGGATGTAAATGATGATAGCAAAGCATGGATCATGGCAGGGTCGATTGTCCTGTATGCTTTGTTTGAGGCTTGGGTTTTGTTGGATGCTGCTTGAAAGCCTCTTCTTTTCTCTAGGCTAAGACATGTGGTTTGTGCTTCCCTTAGAGCTGCGACATTTTTCGATGTTTCTTTTGTGGGTCGTGATGCCTCAGTTTTTGTGTCACGCCGGGAGGAGGGTGTGGGTGCCTTTTTGTTCGATGTTCTGTGCGTAGGCTTTTCTCCTACTCTGGTTGCTCTGTCTTCCTTTTCTTTTGGCGTGGGTGTTGCCTGGTCTAGTTTTGGTGGGGTGGGAGGCCCTAATACCATGTTGGTAGGAGTTGCTGTGGGCGGTGGCTGTGGCTTCTATCTTTCTTTCCCTTCCTCCCCATCTTTCCCTGGCATGTGTTGGGTTTTCTCTATGGACCTTGGGTTCTCAAAGTGGGGTTTGGCTTGGGTTCAAGCCTATGTGTCTGTATTGGTGGTTGTTTTTGGCTCTGGGTGTGAGAAGATCCTCGACTCTTTCTCTGTCTCATCCTTGTCAGGGGTTTTTTGTGCTCCTCATCTCTGTTTTCTCGGTTCTATATCTTTGGTGGGTTGCTCTCCTTTAGAGGGGAAGAGGATTCTTCTATGTTGGGTTGTGAAGGGTTTGTCTGGGTTATTTGTATGCTCTCCTCTTTGTCTTATTGAGGTGACCCTTTCTCCAATGGAGGTGGAAATTAGGTGTAGTAGAGTGGTTCGGCTTCTACTAGCTACATGAAGACTTTTAGTTCTGACAGACTACTTTCATCCTtatcctattgaggtagagataagGGGTTTGGGAGCTTTTCATTTGTTGCTATTCCTATTGTTGTTTAAGGTTCCTTGTCAAACCTTTAATGGGGTCTTTCATAGAAGGGTTTGGGTTCACTATCAAATCCTAGCCTCCCAGTTTGTTTTAAGGGTTGAGGGAGCCTGCAAAAACCCTCTTGGCTTCTTTTGTTTAAGGTTtagggagccttttcaaaaccctattTCCTAGATTGTTTTTCAGCTTGTATTGTTGTGGTTTGGGTTTTgtctggttgtgggagccttgtaaaacccactttctTAGTGGAGGGTGTCTAGATTTACCCTTCCACCTTTGTTTCTTTTAGCGGCGTGCTAGATGCTATTAATTTTCAAGGGCCCAGTATGGCaaatgtttgtttttggttaggattgGGTCTTGTGATGTTTTGTGACCTGAAGTTTCTATTGTAGGTTAGGGGTACTTGGAAAGCCCATCTtgtcaggttgtgggagccttgtaaaacccattattCAGGATAtgggagcctggaaaaacccttggtttctgttcaaggttaagggagccttgataaaacccttgtgCTTGAGAAGGCTTTGGCCTCCTCCCATTTCAGCTAGGTTTCATTGATTCCTCTTTGCTACTAGGTTGGTTTTAGGCTACTGATTATCTCTGATATATCTTTTGTAGTTGTCTGTTTTGGGTTTCGGATCCTAGTAAAATGCGAGGGTCTCAactcccttcaaaacctgttgtaagaggttttgggtcccctcaaagcctgtttatcctaataaaaaacatagGAAGACAAATTGAGATGGTACATCCTCCCCAAGGTTCCTTTCGTAATCAAGTCTAGATTAGGGAGAGAAAAAATGCTAGGTTTTATAATTTAACAACAACCAGCTCACTAGGCACTGCATTGTTAAAAATAGTATTTATATCAAGACAAGATACATCATATTCAATCTCTGAATGTTTGACCATAGTTTGTGACCCTTCTCCAATCTCCAAGTAAACAAGATCCCTCCCTTAGTGACAAGAAAAAACTAAGTGTTATTAGTTGTGGCTACAAAGTTAGAATATCTAGAACTTAATAATTTTCTTGACGCTGCACTTACCAACCTCAAAGAAATGGTTATTACTTGAACAAGTTGGTCAACAGATGCAGGCCATCTTCTTGTTCATCTTCTGAATTCATTGTAATTATACAAGTTTTATGACCAAAGCTCACAACCAAAAAATATGTCATACATATCAGCAGCTAAATATTACTATCACCATATTCCTTTTATGCCTAGAAAATCTAAGATGCTTGCTATTTGATTCCAATGCCATTGTGAACTATGCAAAGTGAACCATGCTCAAATGCTCCAGAACACGTAAGTACTTGTTAAGTGCCGCTTTGCAACAATGCACTTCAAAATATAACAGATTCGATTTTGTTTTGGAAAAAATTCATTAGCATGTAAAAGTGCACACCTATTATTTATATCTTGCATATTTTGAAACAATTTAATACTTCCAAGTATTATACCTTTAGTAACTCCCAAGAAAATTCATTGGCAGGTGTAAGAAAATCAATGAGCTTTGCAAGAATCCATTTGCACTAAGCCAATTTTGATCCTGATATCACCTTACACATAGAGGCTTCTCTCTTTCAAACTTCTCAACACTATCTAACATTTTGTTCTAACTTAGACTTGGTCTTTGCTCTCAACTTGCATCATTTCACAAGCACAAAATACATGAgcgctctgataccatataaggGCGAATggtgaaaaaaattatttaataatttgatGTACATTTAGCATCTTTAAATATGTTCTAGTTTGAAATAATTGATACTTATAACTATCTAACTACCACAAAGTAATTAGGGGAAGGGGAAGGGGGAGAGGGGAGTAGATGGAAGTATCAaaaagagagagggatagagaggatgggagagggagagggagagagagagggagtaatTAGGGGAAGGGGGAGAGGGATGGAAGCATTAAAAAAGAGTGATGTGGAAAGA is part of the Cryptomeria japonica chromosome 10, Sugi_1.0, whole genome shotgun sequence genome and harbors:
- the LOC131029286 gene encoding leucoanthocyanidin reductase — encoded protein: MASICEKSISTCKILVIGTTGYIGRFVALAAVAAGHPTYALIRPITAFDAAKEKCIHELKESGVNIIYGDLNDHNSMVKAMQGIDVVISIVGGAQLTDQLKIVDAIKEIGTVKRFLPSEFGHDIDRANPVEPGLSFYKEKRLIRRAVEAANIPYTYICCNSIAGWPYFYHTHPSELPPPQDQFEIYGDGNIKAYFVTGEDIGKYTIKAVEDVRTVNKIVHFRPTNNFLTLNELAAIWEKKIGKTLPRVCISEQDLLDLAKANNIPESIVASLTHDIFINGCQYNFKMEEPKDVEVCELYPEILYTTVQDFFDGYL